The Corvus hawaiiensis isolate bCorHaw1 chromosome 7, bCorHaw1.pri.cur, whole genome shotgun sequence genome contains a region encoding:
- the LRRFIP1 gene encoding leucine-rich repeat flightless-interacting protein 1 isoform X16, whose protein sequence is MGTPGAGRKRLPNRERLTAEDDALNQIAREAEARLAAKRAARAEAREIRMKELERQQKEPSEYSCYLGSGSRASSRASSARASPVIEERPEKDFEKGARTVSSLSAATLASLGGTSSRRGSGDTSISADTEASIREIKDSLAEVEEKYKKAMVSNAQLDNEKTNFMYQVDTLKDALLELEEQLAESRRQYEEKSKEFEREKHAHSILQFQFMEIKEALKQREEMLAEIQQLQQKQQSYVREISDLQETIEWKDKKIGALERQKDFFDSIRSERDDLRDEVVVLKEQLKKHGIIPDSDTATNGETSDILGNEGHLDSSRTVPGTTQALKTGGEGMLGKANEVEMKNEILEDVGKREILQNTEHEEHKEESEEEEVQTLHAAENAKAEQMVEERDTLPTVMLPESRFAEPAQSLTEPVSGSTSSNSDSDTDGLRKVTESLGTAVQQPESTEAEHHDLSARTDKNSELGSLQDHQIFETPQEMLCDSGTEQDLGEATLKQEEQEDLKSSHALSDNEMDEESDSTSESSELVSNQAGLPEGAVAGLLREEGNVESSTPEEPQHSEESADNKVANEEKFVDCTDGRSDKTAGDRTEEDEVENTVQGQPRETESMGLEGTESHERDVPAESLEKEGGEHQAFIQPASSEDSPSASPEEPSTEGKTEDESSTAEKDGQKEELMEELEECSGSTETGEQGVASVEAGDCIPEGKGSELQQAQPGTELVREVTIPETHLDLSPLDEKINESELDTGDEAGEGKESRTECVEDLNPKVEIQTSQCSEETAGGTEGEKNVPLEGEVQKVVKQVEGESEEESAVGVTVTTESKASKETRKENEQEVELADHPGGEFASEEGANNSLAQKPVQDENVSEQVKLEEGANNSLAQKPVQDENVSEHVKLEEGANSSLAQKPVQDENVSEHVKLEEGANNSLAQKPVQGENISEQVELEDQAEESLEDDGDAFDFDEESNQILESNEKCDGEKADTQGEESDGANGAVGKTAHTDKAGEGTDKMETKDALTEGEVLQHKKDEPEETWCLQGEALGKTDKEADVEEEEIKVSDSSKVEKLQDQDVLEQDLQSAGIKRAESREDLQAGRKSKGRSRDDCTIS, encoded by the exons CCTTCCGAGTACAGCTGCTACCTTGGTTCGGGATCTCGGGCATCCtccagagccagctctgctcgGGCCAGTCCAGTG ATTGAGGAAAGGCCAGAAAAAGACTTTGAGAAG GGAGCACGAACTGTCTCAAGTTTATCAGCAGCTACCTTGGCTTCTCTGGGCGGGACTTCTTCACGGAGAGGCAGTGGGGACACGTCCATCTCAGCTGACACAGAGGCATCCATCAGGGAAATCAAG GACTCTCTAGCTGAAGTTGAGGAGAAATACAAGAAGGCTATGGTGTCAAATGCTCAACTGGACAATGAGAAAACCAATTTCATGTACCAAGTGGACACCCTGAAGGATGCGCTCTTAGAGTTAGAGGAGCAGCTGGCAGAATCCAGGAGGCAATATGAAGAGAAAAGTAAA GAATTTGAGAGGGAGAAGCACGCTCATAGCATATTGCAGTTTCAGTTCATGGAAATCAAAGAGGCTTtgaagcagagagaagaaatgctTGCA GAAATCCAACAGCTGCAACAGAAACAGCAGAGCTATGTCAGGGAAATTTCCGATCTTCAGGAGACAATAGAGTGGAAGGACAAAAAAATAGGG GCACTAGAGAGGCAGAAAGATTTCTTTGATTCCATAAGGAGTGAGCGGGATGACCTTAGAGACGAAGTGGTTGTGCTGAAGGAGCAACTGAAG AAACATGGAATAATCCCAGACTCTGATACAGCCACCAACGGGGAGACATCAGACATTCTGGGTAACGAAGGACACTTGGATTCTTCCCGAACCGTTCCAGGCACAACTCAGGCATTAAAGacaggaggggaggggatgctAG GCAAAGCCAATGAAGTGGAgatgaaaaatgagattttggaGGAtgtggggaaaagagaaatcttGCAGAATACTGAGCATGAGGAACACAAAGAGGagtctgaggaggaggaagtaCAAACATTGCATGCTGCTGAAAATGCAAAGGCAGAACAAATGGTTGAAGAACGGGACACCCTGCCAACAGTGATGTTACCAGAGAGTAGGTTTGCAGAGCCAGCTCAAAGCCTCACAGAACCTGTGTCAGGGAGCACTTCTTCAAATAGTGATAGTGACACAGATGGCTTGAGAAAGGTCACAGAGTCCTTGGGCACAGCAGTCCAGCAGCCTGAGAGTACAGAGGCTGAACACCATGACTTGAGTGCAAGGACAGACAAGAACTCGGAGCTGGGCTCTCTGCAAGACCACCAGATTTTTGAGACTCCTCAGGAAATGCTTTGTGACTCAGGTACAGAGCAGGACCTGGGAGAAGCCACACTCAAGCAGGAAGAACAAGAGGATCTTAAAAGCAGCCATGCCCTGAGTGATAATGAAATGGATGAAGAATCTGACAGTACAAGTGAGAGCAGTGAGTTGGTTTCTAACCAGGCAGGGCTACCTGAGGGAGCAGTGGCAGGCTTGCTTAGGGAAGAGGGAAATGTGGAGAGTTCCACTCCAGAGGAGCCCCAGCACTCAGAAGAAAGTGCTGACAACAAGGTTGCAAATGAGGAAAAGTTTGTTGACTGCACTGATGGAAGAAGTGATAAAACAGCAGGTGACAGAACTGAAGAAGATGAGGTTGAGAACACAGTTCAGGGTCAGCCAAGGGAGACTGAGTCTATGGGTTTAGAGGGGACAGAGTCACATGAAAGGGATGTCCCAGCAGAGTCACTTGAAAAGGAAGGTGGAGAACATCAGGCATTCATCCAACCAGCTTCTTCAGAGGACAGTCCTTCAGCATCACCAGAGGAACCAAGTACAGAAGGTAAAACTGAAGATGAAAGTTCTACAGCTGAGAAGGATGGACAGAAGGAAGAATTAATGGAAGAGCTGGAGGAGTGTTCAGGTTCTACTGAAACAGGCGAGCAAGGTGTGGCATCTGTGGAGGCAGGAGACTGCATTCCTGAGGGAAAGGGAagtgagctgcagcaggcacagccaggcacGGAGCTTGTGAGAGAGGTGACCATTCCAGAAACCCATTTAGACCTGAGTCCTTTAGATGAGAAAATTAACGAGTCAGAATTGGATACAGGGGATGaggctggggaaggaaaggaaagtaGGACCGAATGTGTAGAAGATTTGAATCCAAAGGTAGAAATTCAAACAAGTCAGTGTAGTGAAGAAACAGCAGGTGGtacagaaggagagaaaaatgttcCTTTAGAAGGTGAAGTGCAGAAGGTGGTTAAACAGGTAGAAGGTGAATCTGAAGAGGAGTCAGCTGTAGGTGTTACTGTAACTACTGAAAGCAAAGCCAGTAAAGAAACACGGAAAGAAAATGAGCAAGAGGTAGAGCTTGCAGACCACCCTGGTGGGGAATTTGCTTCTGAGGAAGGTGCAAATAATTCCCTGGCACAGAAGCCTGTGCAAGATGAAAATGTTAGTGAACAAGTTAAATTGGAGGAAGGTGCAAATAATTCCCTGGCACAGAAGCCTGTGCAAGATGAAAATGTTAGTGAACATGTTAAATTGGAGGAAGGTGCAAATAGTTCCCTGGCACAGAAGCCTGTGCAAGATGAAAATGTTAGTGAACATGTTAAATTGGAGGAAGGTGCAAATAATTCCCTGGCACAGAAGCCTGTGCAGGGTGAAAACATTAGTGAACAAGTGGAATTGGAGGACCAAGCAGAGGAAAGCCTGGAAGATGATGGTGATGCATTTGATTTTGATGAAGAGTCAAATCAAATATTAGAATCTAATGAAAAATGTGATGGAGAGAAAGCTGATACACAGGGAGAAGAGAGTGATGGAGCAAATGGTGCTGTTGGAAAAACTGCCCACACGGACAAAGcgggagagggaacagacaaaATGGAAACCAAAGATGCCTTGACCGAAGGTGAAGTCTTGCAGCATAAAAAAGATGAGCCCGAAGAAACATGGTGCTTACAAGGGGAAGCGTTGGGGAAAACTGATAAGGAGGCTGAtgtggaggaagaggaaatcaAAGTATCAGATTCTAGTAAAGTGGAGAAATTACAGGATCAAGATGTTTTGGAACAGGATTTGCAAAGTGCTGGCATTAAGAGGGCTGAAAGCAGGGAGGATTTGCAGGCTGGTAGAAAGAGTAAGGGTAGATCCAGAGATGACTGTACAATCTCCTGA
- the LRRFIP1 gene encoding leucine-rich repeat flightless-interacting protein 1 isoform X17 has translation MGTPGAGRKRLPNRERLTAEDDALNQIAREAEARLAAKRAARAEAREIRMKELERQQKEIEERPEKDFEKGARTVSSLSAATLASLGGTSSRRGSGDTSISADTEASIREIKDSLAEVEEKYKKAMVSNAQLDNEKTNFMYQVDTLKDALLELEEQLAESRRQYEEKSKEFEREKHAHSILQFQFMEIKEALKQREEMLAEIQQLQQKQQSYVREISDLQETIEWKDKKIGALERQKDFFDSIRSERDDLRDEVVVLKEQLKKHGIIPDSDTATNGETSDILGNEGHLDSSRTVPGTTQALKTGGEGMLGKANEVEMKNEILEDVGKREILQNTEHEEHKEESEEEEVQTLHAAENAKAEQMVEERDTLPTVMLPESRFAEPAQSLTEPVSGSTSSNSDSDTDGLRKVTESLGTAVQQPESTEAEHHDLSARTDKNSELGSLQDHQIFETPQEMLCDSGTEQDLGEATLKQEEQEDLKSSHALSDNEMDEESDSTSESSELVSNQAGLPEGAVAGLLREEGNVESSTPEEPQHSEESADNKVANEEKFVDCTDGRSDKTAGDRTEEDEVENTVQGQPRETESMGLEGTESHERDVPAESLEKEGGEHQAFIQPASSEDSPSASPEEPSTEGKTEDESSTAEKDGQKEELMEELEECSGSTETGEQGVASVEAGDCIPEGKGSELQQAQPGTELVREVTIPETHLDLSPLDEKINESELDTGDEAGEGKESRTECVEDLNPKVEIQTSQCSEETAGGTEGEKNVPLEGEVQKVVKQVEGESEEESAVGVTVTTESKASKETRKENEQEVELADHPGGEFASEEGANNSLAQKPVQDENVSEQVKLEEGANNSLAQKPVQDENVSEHVKLEEGANSSLAQKPVQDENVSEHVKLEEGANNSLAQKPVQGENISEQVELEDQAEESLEDDGDAFDFDEESNQILESNEKCDGEKADTQGEESDGANGAVGKTAHTDKAGEGTDKMETKDALTEGEVLQHKKDEPEETWCLQGEALGKTDKEADVEEEEIKVSDSSKVEKLQDQDVLEQDLQSAGIKRAESREDLQAGRKSKGRSRDDCTIS, from the exons ATTGAGGAAAGGCCAGAAAAAGACTTTGAGAAG GGAGCACGAACTGTCTCAAGTTTATCAGCAGCTACCTTGGCTTCTCTGGGCGGGACTTCTTCACGGAGAGGCAGTGGGGACACGTCCATCTCAGCTGACACAGAGGCATCCATCAGGGAAATCAAG GACTCTCTAGCTGAAGTTGAGGAGAAATACAAGAAGGCTATGGTGTCAAATGCTCAACTGGACAATGAGAAAACCAATTTCATGTACCAAGTGGACACCCTGAAGGATGCGCTCTTAGAGTTAGAGGAGCAGCTGGCAGAATCCAGGAGGCAATATGAAGAGAAAAGTAAA GAATTTGAGAGGGAGAAGCACGCTCATAGCATATTGCAGTTTCAGTTCATGGAAATCAAAGAGGCTTtgaagcagagagaagaaatgctTGCA GAAATCCAACAGCTGCAACAGAAACAGCAGAGCTATGTCAGGGAAATTTCCGATCTTCAGGAGACAATAGAGTGGAAGGACAAAAAAATAGGG GCACTAGAGAGGCAGAAAGATTTCTTTGATTCCATAAGGAGTGAGCGGGATGACCTTAGAGACGAAGTGGTTGTGCTGAAGGAGCAACTGAAG AAACATGGAATAATCCCAGACTCTGATACAGCCACCAACGGGGAGACATCAGACATTCTGGGTAACGAAGGACACTTGGATTCTTCCCGAACCGTTCCAGGCACAACTCAGGCATTAAAGacaggaggggaggggatgctAG GCAAAGCCAATGAAGTGGAgatgaaaaatgagattttggaGGAtgtggggaaaagagaaatcttGCAGAATACTGAGCATGAGGAACACAAAGAGGagtctgaggaggaggaagtaCAAACATTGCATGCTGCTGAAAATGCAAAGGCAGAACAAATGGTTGAAGAACGGGACACCCTGCCAACAGTGATGTTACCAGAGAGTAGGTTTGCAGAGCCAGCTCAAAGCCTCACAGAACCTGTGTCAGGGAGCACTTCTTCAAATAGTGATAGTGACACAGATGGCTTGAGAAAGGTCACAGAGTCCTTGGGCACAGCAGTCCAGCAGCCTGAGAGTACAGAGGCTGAACACCATGACTTGAGTGCAAGGACAGACAAGAACTCGGAGCTGGGCTCTCTGCAAGACCACCAGATTTTTGAGACTCCTCAGGAAATGCTTTGTGACTCAGGTACAGAGCAGGACCTGGGAGAAGCCACACTCAAGCAGGAAGAACAAGAGGATCTTAAAAGCAGCCATGCCCTGAGTGATAATGAAATGGATGAAGAATCTGACAGTACAAGTGAGAGCAGTGAGTTGGTTTCTAACCAGGCAGGGCTACCTGAGGGAGCAGTGGCAGGCTTGCTTAGGGAAGAGGGAAATGTGGAGAGTTCCACTCCAGAGGAGCCCCAGCACTCAGAAGAAAGTGCTGACAACAAGGTTGCAAATGAGGAAAAGTTTGTTGACTGCACTGATGGAAGAAGTGATAAAACAGCAGGTGACAGAACTGAAGAAGATGAGGTTGAGAACACAGTTCAGGGTCAGCCAAGGGAGACTGAGTCTATGGGTTTAGAGGGGACAGAGTCACATGAAAGGGATGTCCCAGCAGAGTCACTTGAAAAGGAAGGTGGAGAACATCAGGCATTCATCCAACCAGCTTCTTCAGAGGACAGTCCTTCAGCATCACCAGAGGAACCAAGTACAGAAGGTAAAACTGAAGATGAAAGTTCTACAGCTGAGAAGGATGGACAGAAGGAAGAATTAATGGAAGAGCTGGAGGAGTGTTCAGGTTCTACTGAAACAGGCGAGCAAGGTGTGGCATCTGTGGAGGCAGGAGACTGCATTCCTGAGGGAAAGGGAagtgagctgcagcaggcacagccaggcacGGAGCTTGTGAGAGAGGTGACCATTCCAGAAACCCATTTAGACCTGAGTCCTTTAGATGAGAAAATTAACGAGTCAGAATTGGATACAGGGGATGaggctggggaaggaaaggaaagtaGGACCGAATGTGTAGAAGATTTGAATCCAAAGGTAGAAATTCAAACAAGTCAGTGTAGTGAAGAAACAGCAGGTGGtacagaaggagagaaaaatgttcCTTTAGAAGGTGAAGTGCAGAAGGTGGTTAAACAGGTAGAAGGTGAATCTGAAGAGGAGTCAGCTGTAGGTGTTACTGTAACTACTGAAAGCAAAGCCAGTAAAGAAACACGGAAAGAAAATGAGCAAGAGGTAGAGCTTGCAGACCACCCTGGTGGGGAATTTGCTTCTGAGGAAGGTGCAAATAATTCCCTGGCACAGAAGCCTGTGCAAGATGAAAATGTTAGTGAACAAGTTAAATTGGAGGAAGGTGCAAATAATTCCCTGGCACAGAAGCCTGTGCAAGATGAAAATGTTAGTGAACATGTTAAATTGGAGGAAGGTGCAAATAGTTCCCTGGCACAGAAGCCTGTGCAAGATGAAAATGTTAGTGAACATGTTAAATTGGAGGAAGGTGCAAATAATTCCCTGGCACAGAAGCCTGTGCAGGGTGAAAACATTAGTGAACAAGTGGAATTGGAGGACCAAGCAGAGGAAAGCCTGGAAGATGATGGTGATGCATTTGATTTTGATGAAGAGTCAAATCAAATATTAGAATCTAATGAAAAATGTGATGGAGAGAAAGCTGATACACAGGGAGAAGAGAGTGATGGAGCAAATGGTGCTGTTGGAAAAACTGCCCACACGGACAAAGcgggagagggaacagacaaaATGGAAACCAAAGATGCCTTGACCGAAGGTGAAGTCTTGCAGCATAAAAAAGATGAGCCCGAAGAAACATGGTGCTTACAAGGGGAAGCGTTGGGGAAAACTGATAAGGAGGCTGAtgtggaggaagaggaaatcaAAGTATCAGATTCTAGTAAAGTGGAGAAATTACAGGATCAAGATGTTTTGGAACAGGATTTGCAAAGTGCTGGCATTAAGAGGGCTGAAAGCAGGGAGGATTTGCAGGCTGGTAGAAAGAGTAAGGGTAGATCCAGAGATGACTGTACAATCTCCTGA